A DNA window from Clavibacter sepedonicus contains the following coding sequences:
- a CDS encoding SDR family NAD(P)-dependent oxidoreductase — protein sequence MSGEPRLPDLAGRTVLVTGANGGIGFWTSAQLADAGARVLLACRSEERGDAAARAIRARTPRADLEVVPLDLANLARVDACAAAVHEDLDVIVANAGLTPAGGRARHHRTTIDGFEELMGTNALGHFALVAGVAPRLRAGGRVVMLGSLAHRFSPLDLGDLAGERRMPALVRYGRSKTACMMIAGELDRRWRAAGYDRIALSAHPGYAVDALMPPQDPADRPRGIAAARHRVARAGRVLVQGKDAGAWPVVHAAVAPGVTGGDLWGPGGPLELRGAPAPAFVAEHARSHAVAEQLWAAAEDATGIRFRP from the coding sequence GTGAGCGGGGAGCCGCGTCTGCCCGACCTCGCCGGGCGGACGGTGCTCGTCACGGGCGCGAACGGCGGCATCGGCTTCTGGACCTCCGCGCAGCTCGCCGACGCGGGGGCCCGGGTGCTGCTCGCCTGCCGCTCAGAGGAGCGCGGCGACGCCGCCGCCCGCGCGATCCGGGCCCGCACCCCGCGGGCGGACCTGGAGGTCGTGCCCCTCGACCTGGCGAACCTCGCCCGCGTGGACGCGTGCGCGGCCGCCGTCCATGAGGACCTCGACGTGATCGTGGCCAACGCGGGCCTCACCCCGGCGGGCGGCCGCGCACGGCACCACCGGACGACGATCGACGGGTTCGAGGAGCTGATGGGCACCAACGCGCTCGGGCACTTCGCGCTCGTCGCCGGGGTCGCTCCGCGGCTGCGGGCCGGCGGCCGGGTCGTGATGCTCGGATCCCTCGCGCACCGCTTCTCCCCGCTCGACCTCGGCGACCTCGCGGGGGAGCGGCGCATGCCGGCGCTCGTGCGGTACGGCCGGTCGAAGACGGCGTGCATGATGATCGCGGGCGAGCTCGACCGGCGGTGGCGCGCCGCGGGATACGACCGCATCGCGCTCTCGGCGCACCCCGGCTACGCGGTGGACGCGCTGATGCCGCCGCAGGATCCGGCCGACCGTCCGCGGGGCATCGCCGCCGCGCGCCATCGGGTCGCCCGTGCCGGACGCGTCCTTGTGCAGGGCAAGGACGCGGGTGCGTGGCCGGTCGTGCACGCGGCCGTGGCCCCCGGCGTCACGGGCGGCGACCTCTGGGGACCCGGCGGGCCGCTCGAGCTGAGGGGCGCGCCCGCTCCCGCGTTCGTCGCGGAGCACGCGCGCTCGCACGCCGTGGCCGAGCAGCTGTGGGCGGCCGCCGAGGACGCGACGGGGATCCGCTTCCGGCCCTGA